One window from the genome of Cryobacterium sp. GrIS_2_6 encodes:
- a CDS encoding DUF58 domain-containing protein has product MVSFSENRRDLLFIALLLVSVPIVAGLSVALRPVRVRVGRDFRPNLVSAGGQTTGLLTVENVGVQPLSGVRWRETGPMGTTPMPRDLPLPPLSGLGGGWGRSGGWDGFGEGPDAAARTVRLECPLPPHARGRYEYGPVVLARSDPFGLVMARWAVGGRHELVVTPRVTPLPGRGLASMLGGGEALERQRLLNQNSDELIAREYRPGDSLRRVNWPATARHGEIMVRQEEHRSDSGVRFVLDTLAPTESGDREVDRARRASAFELGVEVAASVCTHLLAAGYRVDVLELGPAQLGTARLGRTSNGAMAATDAAPLSATGLGGSPVAGNGAGGAVGSGDPISYRGSGGISHLLEDLAGIVQVPAEARDAGTGEPNGLLTRARVARGALPTFAVLGAGAGLDLAVLAALAARARPAIAFVLEPVPTDAAERLREAGWRCVPVRSAIALPEVWLDAVGGRGALHEPA; this is encoded by the coding sequence GTGGTGTCATTCTCGGAGAACCGGCGGGACCTGCTGTTCATCGCCCTCCTGCTGGTCTCGGTGCCGATCGTCGCCGGGCTGTCGGTGGCCCTCCGGCCCGTCCGGGTGCGCGTCGGCCGTGACTTCCGCCCCAACCTCGTCTCCGCGGGCGGGCAGACGACTGGGCTGCTCACTGTCGAAAACGTCGGGGTGCAGCCGCTTTCCGGGGTGCGCTGGCGCGAGACCGGCCCGATGGGGACGACGCCGATGCCCAGGGATCTCCCGTTGCCGCCGCTCTCCGGGCTCGGAGGCGGGTGGGGCCGCAGTGGCGGCTGGGACGGTTTCGGCGAGGGCCCCGACGCGGCCGCCCGAACCGTGCGCCTCGAGTGCCCGCTCCCGCCGCACGCGCGGGGACGGTACGAGTATGGGCCGGTCGTGCTCGCCCGGTCCGACCCGTTCGGACTCGTGATGGCGCGCTGGGCGGTCGGCGGCCGGCATGAACTGGTCGTGACTCCCCGGGTGACACCCCTTCCCGGCCGGGGGCTCGCGAGCATGCTCGGTGGGGGAGAAGCCCTCGAACGGCAGCGACTGCTCAACCAGAATTCGGACGAGCTGATCGCTCGCGAGTACCGGCCAGGGGACTCGCTGCGCCGGGTGAATTGGCCGGCCACCGCACGCCACGGCGAGATCATGGTGCGGCAGGAGGAACACCGGAGTGACTCGGGGGTGCGGTTCGTGCTCGACACGCTCGCGCCCACCGAATCGGGCGATCGCGAGGTCGACCGGGCGCGGCGAGCGAGTGCGTTCGAGCTCGGGGTGGAAGTGGCGGCATCCGTCTGCACGCACCTGCTCGCAGCCGGATACCGGGTCGATGTCCTCGAGCTCGGCCCTGCCCAACTCGGAACTGCCCGGCTCGGCCGTACCTCGAACGGTGCCATGGCCGCAACCGATGCCGCACCACTCAGCGCGACCGGGCTCGGCGGCTCTCCCGTGGCCGGGAACGGTGCGGGAGGTGCGGTCGGGTCGGGAGATCCGATCTCCTATCGCGGATCCGGCGGCATTTCACACCTGCTCGAGGACCTCGCGGGCATCGTCCAGGTCCCTGCTGAAGCCAGGGACGCCGGCACCGGCGAACCCAATGGGCTCCTTACGCGCGCGCGCGTCGCCCGCGGGGCGCTCCCGACCTTCGCTGTACTCGGCGCCGGGGCCGGCCTCGACCTGGCCGTTCTCGCCGCGCTCGCGGCACGTGCCCGGCCGGCGATCGCGTTCGTGCTCGAACCCGTGCCGACGGATGCCGCTGAGCGGCTCAGGGAGGCCGGCTGGCGGTGCGTACCGGTGCGTTCGGCTATCGCACTGCCCGAAGTATGGCTCGACGCCGTCGGCGGGAGGGGGGCGCTGCATGAGCCTGCGTGA